The window AAGGACGGGCTTTTCTACCCTTGAGTGAAACCAATACCAAAGTAATGGAAGAACTTTACGAGCAAGAAATAATTCAAGGCTAAATTTGTTAAAGATGTGAGTCCATCTCATGCGGCTACCCCCTGTGTGTAGTTCCATTTAACCATGGTATAAGGGGGAGTTAGGACAGTTTTAAAAAGTGTCGGTTATTTCTGAAATATTTCCCTGCAGAGAATACCACTCATTAGTTATGGCCCATATCCTGTTTGATCTTGACTGTTCGGTACCACCGCCAGTAAAAAAATTGAAATACCAATTCTGAAGCATCGCAAACTAGGATCAAGCTCAGAGCACATTCGTTTGAATGACTTGTATGACACAATATCAGACAGTAACAGTCTCTGGACTCCCTAATGTATCTCAATATGCTGGTCATTGGTCCCATTCATATCAAAGAGATTATATTTTATGGCTCGTCTGTTATTCATTTACAAGGAATTAGGAGTTTACTGCGTTTCGCATCAAGCTATCCACATCTGCGTGAACTCTGACCTCTTTCCGCCTGTCGTTGTCTCTCTGGATGAGCCAGCGGATGGAAGCCTGGGGTGATTTGGGCAGACACTCTAGGAAGGTAGTGTTGTTCTTCACTCCGTACTGCGTCATCTCCACTGCATTTCTGTAAGctagcccccacacacacacacacacacacacacacacacgcacccacacacacaaacgtacacacacacacaaacgtacacacacacacacacgtacacacacacccaaacacacgtacacacgtacacacacacttcaatatCACTGATCAGCAGATAGCAGAGCTGTATTCATCTCACTCTGTTCTGGGTATTTGTGTGTTAGGGGAGGGTGACCAGACCAAAGATGAGGATGTGACACTCGCATCCCAATCAAACCACAACCTAATCATCAGGCGCACTGCTTCATTGGAGTTTGCATGCACAATGAAAAGCTTCCCGTTGCTGACAGACAGATCTAGGCTGACCTTGACTTCAGCTGTCAACATTGTCATCTGTTGTTTGTGTTCTGGCAAGTAATCTGTCAGTGTGCTGGATGAATGACAGCGTATAGACTAATTAGTGTCATGGCCATATGGTAAGATCTCATGGGACACATTCATTCACAGAACCCCTGGAGACTGAGGCtccctctctgctggactgtaTGGCAGCTGACGCTCTGACACATCGCTCTGAACAGGAGAGAACCCCACACCCCCAAAAcggtcatacacacactcacacatacacaggcacacgcaaacacagagtGAGTGCACCCGTTACTGAACCTTCATTCTCGGATATTACCAGAGGGTCTGGAACTAAATGACACCCTTTCCTAAACCAATGATTCAGTGGATGATTCAGTGGACCCCATCAGGTGAGCATGGTAAATATGAAGTTACTTCATTGATGGGATGTACCATACCTTTCAGATTGAATCCCCTGCACTGTGTTAGAGGGTTTCCATGGATAATGTCCtgcctcctgcttctcctgggtagcagatggaacacacacacacacagagacaaatcaCACACTTTTTAATATTACTCTGCAAAGCCTGTTATCAAGCTGCAGAACACTGTACATCTGAAAGGATTAGGAGCTTTCCTGGCTGAAACCACAAATGGCAACCATTCTGTCAACCGAGAGTGAAGAAAGAAACATGTTGAGCCAGACTCTGGCATGTTTGAGGAAAATCTGACTGTGTTATTCCACCGTATGGTGCAGTCTCACTTCCAACACTTACAGGATGGCGCAGGATAAACAGCTGACACCTTTCAAGCAGATCGAGGCTAGAGAGAGTGGGTAGGGAGGCTCTCTGTTCCAGGACCAAGCTGAACATGACCTGTGGCTGACTGatagtgggagagggaggggggaggaagtgcATGCTGGGCAGTCCTGACTCATTCCCTGAGCTGTTTACTTTTATCTTGGACAAAAACAACTTGAACCGAGTCAATGACTGTGTAAAAGTTGTCTTTTACTGTCAGTCATTACATGAGGTATGCTGAAGTGAAGGAAGGTGTTAATGTGTAACCTTTAACACGCAGGGCCCATCTGGAGCAGTCTGTGTTGCAACCAGAAGTGTGTGTACCATCGTGTGTTAGAGTCAGGAGggtgtgtacaagtgtgtgttagAATCAGGAGTGTGTACCTCTTGACAGAGGGGTAGAAGCGCGAGCAGCTCAGGCCGTCCCAGGCACAGTAGGGGTCTCTGGCCAGACAGCAGTCAGCACATGCCTCCCCGTAGGCATGGCAACGGTGCAGGGACACCTGGGAGACCCCATGCTCGGAGCTGACGTAAAGTTGTTGCTGTAAGCCGACAGTTCAAAGGTCAACCAGACAGATGATAAATGACTTACTGACAGAAGAATGGAGCATAGCAATTATGCTAAAATATTGGGTTATTATACATGTTTTTGCTTTTTACAGTGTCCTTAAGAAGTGATTGTCACCAGTGTATGATACTGCATAGAAAGGTATGTTGAGTAGTGGTTGAGATACCAACATACTTTTTTAGACGATATCCTTAAGTTTGTCACTGGTGCCTGGttctgaaataaaaacaaataaaagtcAACATTGGccaaatacaacattgtgaaagtGAAACAATTGAATCCACAATGCAGTCCAGGTGCATTCAGACACTACTGCAGACTTTGCTCTGACAGATCTAGCATCACACAGGGGCTATCTGAGATCAACAGTCGAGGCCATGAGAGCACGTGTGAAGATTCTGGAGTGGTGATAAAGTATCTGGATCtggtgtgtatgtttctcagcTGTCTCAATGGTGCCCAGGTCATCTATCTCCTGTCCTGAATGTGGCTCCCTGCATTAGCAGTCCAGctgctccacccctctctgctgCACCCCTGTCTGCTCCATATCTCTTTGTGTTGTGGCCAAGCTTCCTTTGGTTGCTTCCCTTTGATGTGAAGgaagaaaagggaaagagaaatggagagagagaaagagatagatagatagagagtcagaaagagatagaaagaagggaagaaatagcgagagagagagaaagaaagagagagggagagagaaagagggagagagaggaccgaACCTTAAACacttccagctcctccaggatTAGATCCTCGTCCAGGGAACGATTGGTAGGCAAGGCTATCACCTTCTGCACTGTTCCTTTATCTgaagtaggacacacacacagacacacacacacacaggagacagtcCTTAGACATTAGTCCAGTCCAGACAGTCCAGACAGACACCAACCTCACCACAGGCAAGTGCACCGAAGGGTCGTGCGTGCGGTCCATGGGATTAGAATACAAAATGGAAACCACccttgaaaaaataaataaaaccagCTCTGTTTCCCCTCTCACATATTTGTCTTTGAATTAAGCGTGATTGCTGTGACCAGTATCAACAGAGCCCAGTagtgtgtgggggcggggggggagttCAGAGGATCTGAGGACATAGGccacagggaggacagaggcaCCACAACCCAGGCTCACGTCTGTTTATGCCCCCAcctctgagggaggagagagagcaggagttaCAGCCATGAGCTCCTGGAAATCCCTGATAAAATCCCCCCTCATCCCAGACACAAAGCACCCGCTGCTCTGCCTACCCGGCTGCAGGCAGACACTGCTGGCGTCCCTTCAGGAATCTGGAAGGCTGATAAACataagcagctgtgtgtgtgtgagagagaaagactcccTGGATTGTTAAACTCCATAGCAGAGTTCTGCCCCAGTAACCATCCCTTTACCTCAAAACTGCTGGCTGCTGGACCAGGCCCCACTTCTAGGTACCTTGCCTATCTGTCACTGACAGTTCTAGCAGTGGGTGTATTCTATAAAAACTCATAATTCACAGGAAAGGTGTATCGCACAATCACAAATCTCATTTCTCCGCATTTTTACGGAGCGTGTCCAAATGTTTGTGCCACATACCGGTGGGCTTACTGTGCAGGAGTGATGAAACAGCTGTGCACTGATTGGCCTTACACATCCGTACTCAAAGTAGAAAATTGCTTCCCTCTACCTTTGAGTCAGCATTATGGATGGAAAAATGCGTCAGCGGCCATTTGGATCAATTGTGTTAAATGCACAGACAGGAATTGCATTGAAACACACTGCACAGTCAGTAAAAATGATGAGGTAGCGAGAACAAAGCAAAAGGCACAGATGGTGACACTGGAACTGTTCCAAAGACGGAAATGTTTCACAACATCAGACTGTCATTCTAACGTGACCCATCCTGGACGAACCCAGGTTCACGCCAACATTGAAGGTGCTCCAGAGGGTGCTTGGTGTCACAGTACCTGTTCCCAGAAACAGCACCTGGTAGTGGCCGTCAGCAGCAATGACCTGGTCCACAGCGATGGACGTGTACTTGTAATCAGCGTTGGTGCGCACCACCAGGGGCCGTCTGCCGATTGGGTAGATGGAATTAAACATGACTGGGTGGTTTCTGACGAACGTCACCACCTCGTCTGGGAACTCCTTGGTTGAGTGGATGTCTGGAGTGAACGCCCCACCAGGGCACTGCAcgcagggaggagagatagcAGGATTGAAAGGTACGagatgaaggaagagagggggatttagataagaggagagagattaGCTCTGTGACATAGGTGGATATTTTTACGGTCAGACTTTTTGAGAAGAGCATAATAAACATaaaaaacatacagtatattgctCAATCTCTCTTTATCACTGTTGCTAGATATTAGGGGTGGAACAATATATTGTGGAACAAAATATCGCAATATAAattttttacaatatgtatcgtagttATGGCAATAtatttacaatatgacgtccgtttgatACTTTGATACTgatattggttgagctaccagcatgagatctactctgcacctgcgtgcattcattgcattcacagaaatcgcttgagttccctaaattgtatgtacaacaaagaaaattagtgaaaatgtttaatgttttggaaataaatctgttaattgaatttcagttcaatttaaaatgttgttcaaaatatcgtgataTTGTACACCCTGTATCGTGATACATATCGAattgtgagctgagtgtatcgttacacccctactaGATACTGAATATTTCTTTCAGTAATTCACGTGTACTGTCATGCAATGAGTGACAGAGGATTTCTCAGGGCTGCTGAACTCACAGTCCCAGGCCGGGGGTAGGGGATGCGGCCCTGGTAGGCCACCCACTGGAAGTTGGGCCCCTCTCTGTGTGCGAACGGCCCGTTGAAAACGGTCAGAATGTCAGCcatgttgtacacacacacggccgAGCCCTTGAACACggagctggggagaggagacacacacattcaggatCTGTGAATCCGCCCAGTTAAAACATCACAGTCCCTCCGAAACCTGCTGTTTTTCAGAGATCTAAGGCATATCATCTGGGTGGAACCACTGCCATCCTCCAGAGGGGACACCACTCCCTGCTCCACACCCCCCTCCAGAGGGATATGGTGTGGATTGTCCCGGTCACTTCTAACCACACCAGTGTGAAACAGAAAAGCCCTTTTGTTCAAAGAGCAGACCACAGTCgtgtgaaggagaggaaaaggaagaaaCACGTTGTGGAAATAGAAATAACAAAGTGTACTGAGACCTCAAGGCTCCCTCTGTTTCGATTggctagagacagagaggccgaCAACACTACTGTAACCTTGATCTGGTTCTCGGGTTACCGGTGAAACAAGGGCCTTTTGCAAGGTCACAAGAGGTTAACTATGCAGACCAATTAGAAGACAGAATGACCTTGTAGATTGCACATTAAGGTAGATAATAAATGTGAGAACCATAGAGTCGAAGTCAACAATCTAGCAGAGTATATATGAGTCTCTTGAGTAAGCCGTTACTTTACTGTAACAAGACACTGTCTCCCCTCTGCAGGGAATCCCCCATCACATGACTCCCACTTAGATCTGGCGCTGGCTAGCATAGTTAGCATAGCATCCAAGGCTTGAGAGCAATATTAGCATTGGCCTCACCTTGTTGACGTGAAGACTCCAAACACCAGCAGGCTTTTAGGCTGCTCAGTCTCCAGTAAAAACACACTCTCTGGTACGGACAGAACACATTCATCTTGTAAGTCAGCATTTAGCGGACTCTTCATCAGTCATGGTCATAAAGAGGGCATgaaggggagtggggaggaatGAACTAACATGCTGTGATAGGCCTCGAATCAAACACAAATGCATTGTAAGATAGGACTCTACTGTATTGTCTTTCATTACAAAGTCAGATGTACATATGGATACTGCTCATAAATGACCAAAACCTGTAAATCTGATAATATTGGGATTTGCAGGCCTTGACTGCCTGATAGTTTGCATGCTGTAGGTCTGGGCTGTTGGGATTCATTGATACATTCAGGActgtgagtgtttgtctcaCCAAGCTCATCAAAGTGGGTCTCAGTGCCATCCTCCTCTAGCACTGAACACACCATCCGGGCCTTCAGGAAGGTGGTCCACTTATTCACCAAGCTCCGCTGGCCTCCAATGTCAttctacaaacacagacatacttTATGGTTAATATCTagaagagtacacacacacacacacacacacacttaaacaaacacacacatccacatgcatCATTCTTCCTGAACACACTTACCGGACACACTCTGGCGACCATGGTGTGAATGTTCTTGGTATTTCCGCTGTTGTCTGTCAGTCTTTCCCGGAAGAAGAAATAAAGTTTTGCATCGTTGGGGTCCGATCCATCTGGTATCAACTGGGCATCGATGAAGATGGGTTCTAAGAGAGGCAAAGTAAACCTTGTAGTCCTAAACTCTGCTGAGCGTCTTGCCACTCTTAGATGTACAGTACTTGAGAAAAGTAAGTATATCTACAATATTGTCGATAGTAGTTGCATCCATTCTAGTCAGCTTCATTatcatcttcatcttcatcatcatcattatcatcatcattatcatcatcattatcattatgTCATTGTTATGTTCATCAGCAGTCAGTGGAAGGATAAGGAGCATGACTATagctcaccactcagccacttgGAGTTGTGCTGGTCTGTCCTCACTGCGTTCCTGGTGGTGAGGCTCCTGAAGATGGCAGCATCTGTCCCCATGAAGTCAATATACATGCCTGAGAACAGCTCCTGGTCTGAGGagagcacacagagacacacagtatGGCATCTGgacagcttcacacacacacacacacctggccaaaCAAAGCACTACAACTCCCACAATGCTTTTGGCGCTGACCTTTTAACTCCTTTTAacatataataaaaaatattttcccaGTGCAATAACAGTGATGGAAATTCTTCTGTGATTGATTGCTTCGCCTGAAACAGAGAGTCTATCCTGATGACAGTAAATCGCTAATGCAGTTAACCATGGCCAGATTTACAGGCCTTGTGTTTGAGACTCACTTTACTCCACTAATAGCCTAGCGCAGAGGGCAATCCTTTGGCAACATGCTTTCTATCATTCCATTACTCTGTCACTTCATCATTCCATCAGCCCCCCCTGGTCCCAACCTCCCCTCAcgcccagcctctaacccccaAGCCTGCAGCTTTCCGGGGTTATGGCCCGGGTCCAAGCCTGGCCGTTCTTGGAGGGAAAGTGTTGACAGGCCTCCCGACAGCCCTACAGAGTCCAGTATGAGGGACTTCAGTGTGGAGACAGGGGCAGATACAGATAAGGTCTCTTTTATCTGGTCCAGACACTGGCTCTGATTGTTCTGGTCTGAGTCAGGGACTGCCTCTCCCCAGTGCTGGATCACTGCTCTCacacagccagcctgccagtggTCTTGGGTGAAGGGGggtggcagagcagaggggagtgggggtggaggttcAGTGTCCTCCCTGCTTGCTCGCCCCTTGTGACCGGACGTCCTACGCTGCCAGGCGAAGCCGCTGACTCGGCGACGCTCGAGTGTCGGAAAGCCGAGCCGTTGCGTGCGACACCTCGGCCCCTCGGCCCCTCTGCCTCCGCTCTCTGACTGTGTCAACAGCAACCCGACACGCACGGACCAATCAGAGATCAAAGGACAACACGGTGTGACATAAGGGGGTGTGCAGCCTGACCTGAGAGGTCGCAGataaggaggggtgaggggggaatggaggggggcatgggggcATGTGTGGGGTGAAGAGATAAAAATACATctacggagagagagactgagacgagaccagagacagacagacaccatagagagaccggagagagaggtagaaagacagagaggaaggaagagagg of the Osmerus mordax isolate fOsmMor3 chromosome 17, fOsmMor3.pri, whole genome shotgun sequence genome contains:
- the sema3c gene encoding semaphorin-3C, whose amino-acid sequence is MDWPEGALTPALMAVMRACPPGGLSLLTLSLLLTCVSSLSQPLPRVFLPFEELRASQAFDHHSLSEKPMDYRILLVDEDQDRMYVGCKDHVLSMNINNITQGLLKVFWPASTSKIEECQMAGKDPTHGCGNFIRVVQPINRTHLFICGSGAYSPVCTYINRGRRPEEQVFHIDSRAESGKGRCSFNPQVNTVSVMLNQELFSGMYIDFMGTDAAIFRSLTTRNAVRTDQHNSKWLSEPIFIDAQLIPDGSDPNDAKLYFFFRERLTDNSGNTKNIHTMVARVCPNDIGGQRSLVNKWTTFLKARMVCSVLEEDGTETHFDELESVFLLETEQPKSLLVFGVFTSTSSVFKGSAVCVYNMADILTVFNGPFAHREGPNFQWVAYQGRIPYPRPGTCPGGAFTPDIHSTKEFPDEVVTFVRNHPVMFNSIYPIGRRPLVVRTNADYKYTSIAVDQVIAADGHYQVLFLGTDKGTVQKVIALPTNRSLDEDLILEELEVFKNQAPVTNLRISSKKQQLYVSSEHGVSQVSLHRCHAYGEACADCCLARDPYCAWDGLSCSRFYPSVKRRSRRQDIIHGNPLTQCRGFNLKAYRNAVEMTQYGVKNNTTFLECLPKSPQASIRWLIQRDNDRRKEVKLSDRVLSTEYGLLLRSVQLSDQGLYYCLATENTFKRTVAKIRLRVLSEAMVSVLTDKQQSPWAWASSLHPKALLAAFSPAESLAVQQYCKERKQLQSMHQGSLRGDLAKLKPLMDHRKSRNRRNHLPGV